In Thermosphaera sp., a genomic segment contains:
- the hypD gene encoding hydrogenase formation protein HypD, protein MLNPGMELRSKQYASTLASLINDKAREISKMMGRSLKIMNFCGTHEWTITHYGIRSLLTRDIELIPGPGCPVCITPGYYVDVLVNLSFNGYTILTYGDAFKLPGSRGLRPRSLFHAASIGGDVKVVYSFNDAIRIAQGSPSKKFIFFAVGFETTMPSTAIPLFYDRVPNNLLLLIAYRYTPPIVKHMLANHREIQIDGIIAPGHVSAVIGSDSWIFVPRDFRIPIVVSGFEPVDVLTSIYLILKMIEKNQPELVNEYSRVVKPSGNENVKKIMNHVFSAVKSYWRGIGEIPESGAKLSDEYAEFDVFNHLGIEEKIAEDKLPGCLCDRVVLGASKPSDCPLFLKGCTPQSPYGPCMVSNEGACRIWAESV, encoded by the coding sequence GTGCTGAATCCAGGAATGGAATTAAGAAGCAAGCAGTATGCTTCGACCCTGGCCTCTTTAATCAATGATAAGGCTCGGGAAATATCCAAAATGATGGGGCGTTCTTTGAAAATCATGAATTTCTGCGGTACACATGAATGGACGATCACCCATTATGGGATAAGAAGCCTGCTGACTCGAGATATCGAATTAATACCGGGACCTGGATGTCCAGTATGCATTACGCCAGGCTACTACGTGGACGTGCTTGTTAATTTAAGCTTCAATGGTTACACTATCTTGACATATGGGGATGCGTTCAAACTACCCGGGAGCAGGGGCCTAAGACCGAGGAGTCTTTTCCACGCTGCTAGTATTGGAGGTGACGTTAAGGTAGTTTACAGTTTCAATGACGCTATTAGGATCGCCCAAGGAAGCCCCTCTAAAAAATTCATATTTTTCGCTGTAGGTTTTGAAACCACCATGCCATCGACGGCTATTCCCCTTTTCTATGATCGAGTCCCCAACAACCTCCTTTTACTAATAGCCTACAGGTATACGCCGCCGATAGTAAAGCATATGTTAGCGAATCATAGGGAAATACAGATCGATGGAATAATAGCACCTGGACACGTTTCAGCAGTAATAGGTTCAGACTCGTGGATTTTTGTACCTAGGGATTTCAGAATACCGATAGTTGTATCTGGATTTGAGCCCGTTGACGTATTAACATCTATATACTTAATCCTCAAAATGATCGAGAAAAACCAGCCTGAACTGGTTAACGAGTACTCTAGAGTCGTGAAACCATCGGGCAACGAAAATGTAAAAAAGATCATGAATCACGTATTCTCGGCAGTTAAAAGCTACTGGAGAGGAATAGGCGAGATCCCTGAGAGCGGTGCAAAATTGTCTGACGAGTATGCCGAATTTGATGTTTTCAACCATCTTGGAATAGAGGAAAAAATCGCCGAGGACAAGCTACCTGGCTGTTTATGTGATAGAGTTGTCCTCGGAGCGTCGAAACCCTCTGACTGTCCATTATTCCTGAAGGGATGTACTCCTCAATCACCTTATGGTCCTTGCATGGTGAGTAATGAAGGAGCGTGCAGGATTTGGGCTGAAAGCGTATAG